A stretch of the Malus domestica chromosome 08, GDT2T_hap1 genome encodes the following:
- the LOC103441978 gene encoding uncharacterized protein, translating to MPLTRIAADTLGVLTICLVALLTLLGLFCIIYLFYFRSRIHNQGFIQLSYFSGPWIIRITFILFATWWGFGEVVRLSLLRRQGRVLNALNFKWQENLCKCYIVSNLGFAEPCLFLTLVFLLRAPLQTMESGILSRKWNGKTAGYILFFCLPLVALQLFVILIGPELHKKDSLHKLPDYFTSTVNKTDHVAFCTYPLLSTIVLGIFAIILTAYLFWLGRRILKLVINKGLQKRVYTLIFSVSSFLPLRVTLLGFSVLSKPEHVQFEVLAFLAFLALLCCAGVCICMLVYCPVADSLALGSLQDLESRRVNDDQNDTISLIANQSHMEESSGISPCRDSDVSAKRGSISFRTMEKEEGSSRVPFVELSLFSPSRDASPPDSPPLLGWPMRPHPSSQSPVVQVHRTAAR from the coding sequence ATGCCCCTGACGAGAATTGCTGCCGATACACTCGGTGTGTTGACCATATGTCTAGTTGCCCTCTTGACCCTTCTTGGTCTCTTCTGCATTATTTACCTGTTTTACTTTCGCTCTCGCATTCATAATCAGGGTTTTATTCAGCTGAGTTATTTCAGTGGCCCTTGGATTATCCGAATCACTTTCATCTTGTTTGCAACCTGGTGGGGTTTTGGTGAAGTTGTCCGTTTAAGTCTGTTGAGACGTCAGGGGAGAGTGTTGAACGCCCTTAACTTCAAATGGCAGGAGAATCTTTGCAAGTGTTACATTGTCTCAAACCTTGGGTTTGCGGAACCATGCCTATTCCTGACCCTTGTGTTCCTACTTCGTGCGCCTTTGCAGACAATGGAGTCAGGAATTCTAAGCCGAAAGTGGAATGGGAAAACAGCTGGTTACATTCTTTTCTTTTGCCTCCCATTGGTTGCTCTTCAGCTCTTTGTTATTTTAATTGGACCCGAACTCCACAAGAAAGACAGTTTACATAAATTGCCTGACTACTTCACAAGTACAGTGAACAAGACTGATCATGTTGCCTTCTGCACTTACCCTTTGCTGAGCACCATCGTGCTTGGGATTTTTGCCATCATTCTAACTGCCTACTTGTTTTGGCTTGGAAGGCGGATTTTAAAATTGGTCATCAACAAAGGTCTGCAGAAGAGAGTTTATACATTGATATTCTCGGTTTCAAGTTTCCTTCCGTTAAGAGTTACTTTGCTTGGTTTCTCTGTTTTATCTAAACCAGAGCACGTTCAGTTTGAAGTTCTTGCTTTCTTGGCGTTTCTTGCACTTTTATGTTGTGCTGGGGTGTGTATATGCATGCTTGTTTACTGCCCAGTTGCGGATTCTTTAGCCCTTGGGAGTTTACAGGACTTGGAGAGTAGGAGAGTTAATGATGATCAGAATGACACCATTTCTCTCATTGCTAACCAGAGTCATATGGAGGAAAGTTCTGGAATCAGCCCTTGTAGAGACTCCGATGTATCAGCCAAGCGTGGATCAATTTCTTTTCGTACTATGGAAAAGGAGGAGGGTTCTTCTAGGGTACCCTTCGTGGAACTGAGCCTCTTCTCTCCTAGTCGAGATGCATCACCCCCAGATTCGCCTCCGCTCCTTGGCTGGCCTATGCGTCCCCATCCATCGTCTCAGTCACCGGTCGTTCAAGTTCATCGAACCGCAGCTAGATAG